In the Cheilinus undulatus linkage group 19, ASM1832078v1, whole genome shotgun sequence genome, one interval contains:
- the nrbp2b gene encoding nuclear receptor-binding protein 2b isoform X2: protein MTMSVPERKSGSEGKEEESEDESEILEESPCGRWQKRKEQVSQGNVPGVESASLAMDTEEGVEVVWNEVLFSDKKVFKAQEDKIKEMFENLMQVEHPNIVKFHKYWLDMKESQARVIFITEYMSSGSLKQFLKKTKKNHKTMNVKAWKRWCTQILSALSYLHSCDPPIIHGNLTCDTIFIQHNGLIKIGSVFPDAGVHGKGRQHRDEQRNQHFFAPEYGAGEDDYAIDIFSFGICALEMAVLEIQANGDSAVSKEAIISAGQSLEDPLMREFTQSCLRHDAKLRPTAHDLLFHRVLFEVHSLKLLAAHCLINNQYLLPENCVEERTKSFDPNAVMAEIKHEDRQGVQLKYSHVSPLELDKFLEDVKNGIYPLMNFASSRPHPVPRALSLSQEQVETVKTPTPEPQETETRKVVQMYCNLESNGEGTKTHLSLFLKMDDKLHRQLSCDILPTDSSKDLASELVHYAFISEEDSEKVAGFLEDAISRHRVRALASGSTQ from the exons GTGAGCCAAGGTAATGTCCCCGGTGTGGAAAGCGCGTCACTGGCCATGGACACTGAAGAAGGCGTGGAGGTGGTGTGGAACGAGGTGCTCTTCTCTGACAAGAAAGTCTTCAAAGCACAGGAG GATAAGATcaaggaaatgtttgagaaccTGATGCAGGTCGAACACCCAAACATCGTCAAGTTCCACAAATACTGGCTGGACATGAAGGAGAGTCAGGCCCGG GTTATATTCATCACTGAGTACATGTCATCAGGCAGCCTCAAGCAGTTCCTgaagaagacaaagaagaaCCACAAGACGATGAATGTGAAG GCCTGGAAGAGATGGTGCACCCAGATTCTCTCTGCCCTCAG CTATCTGCACTCTTGTGACCCGCCGATAATCCATGGTAACCTGACGTGTGACACCATCTTCATCCAGCACAACGGACTCATCAAGATCGGCTCAG TATTTCCAGATGCCGGTGTGCATGGGAAAGGGAGGCAACATCGTGATGAGCAGAGGAATcagcatttttttgcccctgaATATGGAG CTGGTGAAGATGATTATGCCATAGACATCTTCTCCTTTGGGATCTGTGCCCTAGAG ATGGCAGTACTGGAGATCCAGGCCAATGGAGACAGTGCTGTGTCCAAGGAGGCCATCATCAGTGCAGGTCAATCACTGGAAGATCCTCTCATGAGA GAGTTCACTCAGTCCTGTCTGCGTCACGATGCCAAGCTCCGTCCTACGGCTCATGACCTTCTGTTCCACAGAGTTCTGTTCGAGGTCCACTCCCTCAAACTGCTCGCCGCCCACTGCCTCATCAACAACCAGT ACTTGCTTCCTGAAAACTGTGTGGAGGAGAGAACCAAGTCCTTCGACCCAAACGCTGTCATGGCAGAGATCAAACATGAAGACAGACAGGGAGTTCAGCTCAA aTACTCCCATGTGTCTCCTTTAGAACTCGACAAGTTTCTGGAGGATGTAAA GAATGGGATTTACCCTCTGATGAACTTCGCTTCTTCTCGGCCTCATCCCGTCCCTCGCGCCCTCTCCCTGTCTCAGGAGCAGGTGGAGACAGTCAAAACACCGACACCTGAACCCCAAGAGACTGAAACCAGGAAG GTTGTTCAGATGTACTGTAATCTGGAGTCGAATGGAGAAGGGACCAAAACTCAT CTGTCTTTGTTCTTGAAGATGGAtgacaaacttcacaggcagcTTAGCTGTGATATCCTTCCAA CTGACTCCTCTAAAGACCTTGCCAGCGAGCTTGTTCACTACGCCTTCATCAGTGAG gaggacagtgagaAGGTCGCAGGGTTTCTGGAGGACGCCATCAGTCGACACCGGGTCCGAGCGCTCGCTTCTGGGAGCACACAGTGA
- the nrbp2b gene encoding nuclear receptor-binding protein 2b isoform X1, with the protein MTMSVPERKSGSEGKEEESEDESEILEESPCGRWQKRKEQVSQGNVPGVESASLAMDTEEGVEVVWNEVLFSDKKVFKAQEDKIKEMFENLMQVEHPNIVKFHKYWLDMKESQARVIFITEYMSSGSLKQFLKKTKKNHKTMNVKAWKRWCTQILSALSYLHSCDPPIIHGNLTCDTIFIQHNGLIKIGSVWHRLFVNVFPDAGVHGKGRQHRDEQRNQHFFAPEYGAGEDDYAIDIFSFGICALEMAVLEIQANGDSAVSKEAIISAGQSLEDPLMREFTQSCLRHDAKLRPTAHDLLFHRVLFEVHSLKLLAAHCLINNQYLLPENCVEERTKSFDPNAVMAEIKHEDRQGVQLKYSHVSPLELDKFLEDVKNGIYPLMNFASSRPHPVPRALSLSQEQVETVKTPTPEPQETETRKVVQMYCNLESNGEGTKTHLSLFLKMDDKLHRQLSCDILPTDSSKDLASELVHYAFISEEDSEKVAGFLEDAISRHRVRALASGSTQ; encoded by the exons GTGAGCCAAGGTAATGTCCCCGGTGTGGAAAGCGCGTCACTGGCCATGGACACTGAAGAAGGCGTGGAGGTGGTGTGGAACGAGGTGCTCTTCTCTGACAAGAAAGTCTTCAAAGCACAGGAG GATAAGATcaaggaaatgtttgagaaccTGATGCAGGTCGAACACCCAAACATCGTCAAGTTCCACAAATACTGGCTGGACATGAAGGAGAGTCAGGCCCGG GTTATATTCATCACTGAGTACATGTCATCAGGCAGCCTCAAGCAGTTCCTgaagaagacaaagaagaaCCACAAGACGATGAATGTGAAG GCCTGGAAGAGATGGTGCACCCAGATTCTCTCTGCCCTCAG CTATCTGCACTCTTGTGACCCGCCGATAATCCATGGTAACCTGACGTGTGACACCATCTTCATCCAGCACAACGGACTCATCAAGATCGGCTCAG tttggcATCGGCTTTTTGTAAATG TATTTCCAGATGCCGGTGTGCATGGGAAAGGGAGGCAACATCGTGATGAGCAGAGGAATcagcatttttttgcccctgaATATGGAG CTGGTGAAGATGATTATGCCATAGACATCTTCTCCTTTGGGATCTGTGCCCTAGAG ATGGCAGTACTGGAGATCCAGGCCAATGGAGACAGTGCTGTGTCCAAGGAGGCCATCATCAGTGCAGGTCAATCACTGGAAGATCCTCTCATGAGA GAGTTCACTCAGTCCTGTCTGCGTCACGATGCCAAGCTCCGTCCTACGGCTCATGACCTTCTGTTCCACAGAGTTCTGTTCGAGGTCCACTCCCTCAAACTGCTCGCCGCCCACTGCCTCATCAACAACCAGT ACTTGCTTCCTGAAAACTGTGTGGAGGAGAGAACCAAGTCCTTCGACCCAAACGCTGTCATGGCAGAGATCAAACATGAAGACAGACAGGGAGTTCAGCTCAA aTACTCCCATGTGTCTCCTTTAGAACTCGACAAGTTTCTGGAGGATGTAAA GAATGGGATTTACCCTCTGATGAACTTCGCTTCTTCTCGGCCTCATCCCGTCCCTCGCGCCCTCTCCCTGTCTCAGGAGCAGGTGGAGACAGTCAAAACACCGACACCTGAACCCCAAGAGACTGAAACCAGGAAG GTTGTTCAGATGTACTGTAATCTGGAGTCGAATGGAGAAGGGACCAAAACTCAT CTGTCTTTGTTCTTGAAGATGGAtgacaaacttcacaggcagcTTAGCTGTGATATCCTTCCAA CTGACTCCTCTAAAGACCTTGCCAGCGAGCTTGTTCACTACGCCTTCATCAGTGAG gaggacagtgagaAGGTCGCAGGGTTTCTGGAGGACGCCATCAGTCGACACCGGGTCCGAGCGCTCGCTTCTGGGAGCACACAGTGA